Proteins encoded within one genomic window of Xylanibacillus composti:
- the speD gene encoding adenosylmethionine decarboxylase: MRLTPQELLQLHGFNNLTKSLSFNMYDICYTQSREEREAYIRYIDEQYNSDRLSHILQQVAELIGAHVLHIAKQDYVPQGASVTLLVSEGPVEEEPRESFEESPGPLPDSVVIALDKSHITVHTYPEYHPDEGISTFRADIDVSTCGEISPLKTLTYLIHSFDTDIMTIDYRVRGFTRDITGHKLFIDHEINSIQNFLPEEVIEQYDMIDVNVYQENIFHTKCKLKKFDLNNYLFGYTKDKLSEEEQAVIIERLTKEMNEIYYGKNMPQ; the protein is encoded by the coding sequence ATGCGCCTGACACCGCAAGAGTTGCTCCAATTGCACGGCTTCAATAACTTGACGAAATCGCTCAGCTTCAATATGTATGATATTTGCTACACCCAGTCCAGAGAAGAGCGGGAAGCGTACATTCGCTACATTGACGAACAGTACAATTCGGACCGGCTCTCCCATATTTTGCAGCAGGTGGCGGAGCTGATTGGCGCGCATGTGCTGCATATAGCGAAGCAGGATTATGTGCCGCAGGGCGCGAGCGTGACGCTGCTCGTCTCGGAGGGTCCAGTCGAAGAGGAGCCGCGCGAATCGTTCGAGGAATCGCCGGGACCGCTGCCCGATTCCGTCGTCATTGCCCTGGACAAGAGCCATATTACCGTCCACACGTATCCCGAATATCATCCGGATGAGGGAATCAGCACGTTCCGCGCGGATATCGACGTTTCGACCTGCGGGGAGATATCCCCGCTCAAAACGTTGACCTACCTGATTCATTCCTTCGACACCGATATTATGACAATCGATTACCGCGTGCGGGGGTTTACCCGTGACATTACCGGACACAAGCTGTTCATTGACCACGAGATCAACTCCATCCAAAACTTCCTTCCGGAAGAAGTGATCGAGCAGTACGATATGATTGATGTCAATGTGTATCAGGAGAATATTTTCCATACGAAGTGCAAGCTGAAGAAATTCGATCTGAACAATTATTTGTTCGGCTATACGAAGGACAAGCTGTCAGAGGAAGAGCAGGCTGTGATTATCGAGCGATTGACTAAGGAAATGAACGAGATTTACTATGGGAAAAATATGCCGCAATAA
- a CDS encoding queuosine precursor transporter — protein sequence MHNLLWGVAFVLVHFAMFLICYRLFGKNGLYAWIGAATILANIQVVKTIEMATLVMTLGNTMYATIYLTTDLLNEKYGVKEAKKAVWFGFFTLLMTIIIMQMAIQFQPHGEDIAQASFETLFGLMPQIALGSLTAYLVSQLLDVRIFSMLRRIFPKSHQLYIRNIGSKIISQLMDTAIFCTIAFATLYPWEIWWQIFLTTYLIKFVVSIVGTPFLYAARSFKFKEDQAQPVQK from the coding sequence ATGCATAATTTGCTCTGGGGCGTTGCCTTTGTGCTCGTCCATTTCGCCATGTTTCTGATCTGTTATCGGTTATTTGGCAAAAACGGCCTCTATGCCTGGATCGGGGCAGCGACGATTCTCGCGAACATCCAGGTAGTAAAAACCATTGAAATGGCGACCTTGGTCATGACGCTCGGGAATACGATGTATGCCACCATCTACCTGACGACCGACCTGCTCAATGAGAAGTACGGTGTGAAGGAAGCGAAGAAGGCTGTCTGGTTCGGCTTCTTCACGCTGCTTATGACGATCATCATCATGCAGATGGCGATCCAGTTCCAGCCTCACGGGGAGGACATTGCACAGGCCTCGTTCGAAACTTTGTTCGGACTGATGCCGCAGATCGCGTTAGGCAGCTTGACCGCCTACTTGGTCAGTCAGCTGTTGGATGTACGCATATTCTCCATGCTGAGGCGCATATTCCCGAAGTCGCATCAATTGTATATTCGCAATATCGGAAGCAAAATAATTAGTCAGCTGATGGATACGGCTATCTTCTGTACGATTGCTTTCGCCACGCTTTATCCGTGGGAAATCTGGTGGCAAATATTCTTGACCACCTATCTGATCAAGTTCGTCGTGTCAATAGTCGGGACGCCGTTCCTGTATGCGGCGAGAAGCTTCAAGTTCAAGGAAGACCAGGCGCAGCCTGTTCAGAAATAA
- a CDS encoding methionine aminopeptidase: protein MGLFNALAEWREASHEKKIARNRERGTCPACRGQGFYPLAASEYMAFHSADAYTCQHCSGSGLYADWERYQSQF, encoded by the coding sequence ATGGGTTTGTTCAACGCGTTGGCAGAGTGGAGAGAAGCCAGTCACGAGAAGAAGATTGCCAGAAACCGGGAGCGCGGCACTTGTCCAGCGTGCAGGGGACAAGGGTTTTATCCGTTGGCCGCAAGCGAGTACATGGCCTTCCATTCCGCTGATGCCTATACGTGCCAGCACTGCAGCGGCAGCGGGCTTTATGCGGACTGGGAGCGGTATCAAAGTCAATTTTAA
- a CDS encoding DMT family transporter: MGLLYLLLATLAWSFVGVLVKAASGMVDSTIITFARFSIGALFLGLFLYARHGHVKVRAGLKWVWIGAFGKSCNYFFENIALSIGYSYGNIIVPPIQTVVLLFVSVLLLKDRMTGRGWTAAALCLAGVLLISWNGQSLSMLSGGSGMITLMFVLAGAGAAIHVISQKMLIKDLDTGNMNFSTFFIASLLMALPIPVLGEGFVGTPANGWAWFSLLALGAITGLSFYWFAESLRRVTFPVVIIVSNLTVLFGILWSYLIFNDPITSYIIVGALIFIAGMVILNMPGKKAAVQNKPRAGGRTDG, from the coding sequence TTGGGATTGCTGTATCTGCTGCTCGCCACGCTTGCCTGGAGCTTTGTCGGAGTGCTGGTCAAAGCCGCGTCCGGCATGGTGGACAGCACGATTATCACGTTTGCCCGTTTTAGTATTGGGGCGCTGTTCTTGGGATTGTTTTTGTACGCACGGCATGGACATGTAAAGGTGCGCGCAGGGCTGAAATGGGTGTGGATAGGCGCTTTCGGCAAGTCCTGCAACTATTTCTTTGAGAATATTGCTCTGTCGATCGGTTATTCATATGGCAACATTATTGTGCCGCCGATTCAGACGGTCGTGCTGCTGTTCGTCTCGGTGCTTCTGCTCAAGGACCGCATGACCGGGCGCGGCTGGACGGCGGCCGCGCTTTGTCTGGCAGGCGTGCTGTTGATCAGCTGGAACGGGCAGTCGCTGAGCATGCTGTCAGGCGGCAGCGGGATGATTACGCTGATGTTCGTGCTGGCGGGCGCCGGCGCGGCGATTCATGTCATCAGTCAGAAGATGCTGATCAAGGACCTGGATACGGGCAATATGAATTTCTCTACCTTCTTTATCGCTTCGCTCTTGATGGCCTTGCCTATTCCGGTATTGGGCGAAGGTTTTGTCGGAACTCCCGCTAACGGCTGGGCGTGGTTCTCGCTGCTGGCGCTAGGGGCGATTACGGGCCTGAGCTTTTACTGGTTTGCGGAATCGCTGCGGCGCGTCACCTTTCCGGTCGTGATCATTGTCAGCAATTTGACGGTACTGTTCGGTATTTTGTGGTCTTATCTAATCTTCAACGATCCGATTACTTCCTATATTATTGTAGGCGCGCTTATCTTCATAGCGGGCATGGTCATCCTGAATATGCCGGGGAAGAAGGCGGCCGTTCAGAACAAGCCGCGTGCCGGAGGCAGAACAGACGGCTGA